In the genome of Candidatus Nanopelagicales bacterium, one region contains:
- a CDS encoding 4Fe-4S dicluster domain-containing protein, translated as MSAVDTRVLDLDGLPALLAALAHGGRTVLGPVVSDGVLRHRPLAGADDLPAAVGDEQAPGTYRLTTRDDQRVFGFAAPVDSWKPTFLPAREPVGAGGVEDVDGWSDLPAPAPVALVGVRSCDLAAIAVQDAVLRDRQPQDVRYATRRADVLVVAVTCSDPAGTCFCASMGTGPRADAGFDLRLTEVLEPEHAFLVAVGSAAGEEVLARVPTREATDEDRSAADRVTAGAAARMGRSMDTADLRDLLYDAAESRRWDDIAQRCLACGNCTMACPTCFCTTVEDVQDLAGDPVRRWRLWDSCFTSQLSYLHGGSVRSSVPARYRQWLTHKLAAWQDQFGTSGCVGCGRCITWCPVGIDLTEEVATLRALAAHQASAAGAGAGAGGGTP; from the coding sequence AGCGCGGTCGACACGCGGGTACTGGACCTCGACGGGCTGCCGGCCCTGCTGGCGGCACTGGCCCACGGCGGGCGCACCGTCCTCGGACCGGTGGTGAGTGACGGGGTGCTCCGGCACCGGCCGCTGGCCGGCGCCGACGACCTGCCGGCTGCCGTGGGCGACGAGCAGGCGCCGGGGACCTACCGGCTGACGACCCGCGACGACCAGCGGGTGTTCGGGTTCGCCGCACCCGTGGACTCCTGGAAGCCGACCTTCCTGCCGGCCCGCGAGCCGGTCGGCGCCGGTGGGGTCGAGGATGTCGACGGCTGGTCGGACCTGCCCGCGCCGGCGCCGGTCGCGCTCGTGGGCGTACGGTCCTGCGACCTGGCGGCGATCGCGGTGCAGGACGCGGTGCTGCGCGACCGGCAGCCGCAGGACGTCCGCTACGCCACCCGCCGCGCTGACGTGCTGGTCGTGGCCGTGACCTGCTCGGACCCGGCCGGCACCTGCTTCTGCGCCTCGATGGGGACCGGACCGCGCGCCGACGCCGGCTTCGACCTGCGCCTGACGGAGGTGCTCGAGCCGGAGCACGCGTTCCTGGTCGCAGTGGGCAGTGCGGCGGGCGAGGAGGTCCTGGCCAGGGTGCCGACGAGGGAGGCGACCGACGAGGACCGGTCCGCCGCGGACCGGGTGACCGCCGGCGCGGCAGCACGGATGGGCCGGTCGATGGACACCGCCGACCTGCGCGACCTGCTGTACGACGCGGCCGAGAGCCGGCGGTGGGACGACATCGCGCAACGCTGCCTGGCGTGCGGCAACTGCACCATGGCCTGCCCCACGTGCTTCTGCACCACGGTCGAGGACGTGCAGGACCTGGCCGGGGACCCGGTGCGGCGCTGGCGGCTGTGGGACTCCTGCTTCACCTCGCAGCTGTCGTACCTGCACGGCGGCAGCGTGCGGTCGTCGGTCCCCGCGCGGTACCGCCAGTGGCTGACGCACAAGCTCGCCGCGTGGCAGGACCAGTTCGGGACCAGCGGCTGCGTGGGCTGCGGCCGCTGCATCACCTGGTGCCCCGTGGGCATCGACCTGACAGAGGAGGTCGCCACGCTGCGCGCGCTGGCGGCCCACCAGGCGTCGGCAGCGGGCGCCGGCGCCGGAGCCGGAGGAGGGACCCCGTGA
- a CDS encoding cyclic nucleotide-binding domain-containing protein, protein MRTIQQYLPEHPFFAGLDDDAIALMVGCARNEHARPGQFLFREGADADRFYVVRHGLVALEVNRPAGGSVVVDTVGDGEVLGWSWLVPPHRWMFDARAIGETSLVSLDGLCLRGKCEGDPRLGYALLQRVCGVMFDRLMAARVRMLDLYGKETPVRAEVPEDEPDVVDF, encoded by the coding sequence GTGAGGACCATCCAGCAGTACCTGCCCGAGCACCCGTTCTTCGCCGGGCTGGACGACGACGCCATCGCCCTGATGGTCGGCTGCGCGCGCAACGAGCACGCTCGACCCGGGCAGTTCCTCTTCCGCGAGGGGGCCGACGCCGACCGCTTCTACGTGGTCCGCCACGGGCTGGTCGCGCTGGAGGTGAACCGGCCCGCCGGTGGTTCCGTGGTCGTCGACACCGTCGGCGACGGCGAGGTGCTGGGCTGGTCCTGGCTGGTCCCGCCGCACCGTTGGATGTTCGACGCCCGGGCGATCGGCGAGACCAGCCTGGTGTCCCTGGACGGGCTCTGCCTGCGGGGCAAGTGCGAGGGCGACCCGCGACTGGGATACGCACTGCTGCAACGGGTGTGCGGCGTCATGTTCGACCGGCTGATGGCGGCCCGGGTGCGGATGCTGGACCTCTACGGCAAGGAGACCCCGGTGCGCGCCGAGGTGCCGGAGGACGAACCCGATGTCGTCGACTTCTGA